tgaaaatatttctagacTGCCTTGTATTTTTTGAGAGGAAGATAGAAaaactgagagaaagggagagatggttGAGAGACAAACCTTTCAGTGCTTCACCTCACAATGTCTGCAGTGGCAGAGCCTGGATTGAagacagagcaaggagccaggaaaaaaaaataactgacaaGGATCCAATAGCTTGAGTTGTTACCACTcactcaatgttttttttttgggggggggtggaaCTGGGGTCAGGAGTCAGAACCAAATTAGTAACTGAGATACTATTATAGAATGCAAGGTCATCTTAATTGCAAAGCCAAATGCCTAACCAACAATGGCTTTTAGTTTTGCTTATCTGACAAAGTTGAAAGGCTACTTCACTTTGGATTTTgcttaaaaatgtagaaatgtgaagaaaatcttgagaaaaataatttagggTCTCCTAAAACTGCTCTGATTCTTTAaagctttcaaagaatttttatcagGTTTTATGAGAATAACATAGCATTTGGGggcaaagatgcagcccaggagccctgcactggaggccaagatggagaagacctccacggcCACCATGAACTTCACCTTGGTTCTGTGGTAGACAGgaaggaaggtcacccagacactgcagaacaccagcatgctgaacgtcaggaacttggcttcattgaatgtgtcaggcagattcctggctaggaaagccacagtgaagctcgccagggccaaggaacccaggtagcccaggacacagtagaaggcagtgactgagcccttATTGCACACAAGGATGATGTGGTCAGGCTCAGAATGTGCATCTAACTCAATAAATGGAGGAGAAATTCCCAACCAGATGACACAGAGAGCCACTTGGATCAAGAAGCAGATGGGAATGATGAAGTTAGAAGCTCCTATTACCAGCAATCGCCTCattgttcttccaggtctcagagctttgaaggccagaatcacagtgatggtcttggccagcacagtagaaacagccactgtgaacacaaggccaaatgctatttgctggaggaggcaggtggctgtgttgggatggccaaggaagagtaaggagcagaggcagcacaggaggagggcgatgagcaggatgtagctgagggtcctgttattggccttgatgatgggagtgtcttggtgcttcacaaagacccagaggacggcagctgtgaggacagagaagcacagagccatgcaggtCAGAGCCATCCCCAGAAATTCCTCAAAGCCTAAGAAGGTCACcagcttggggaggcagtggtttCTCTCCAGGTTTGGGTACTCGTGATCTGCACATGGGATGCACTGCTCTGCATCTGTGGGGAAAAGCAAGATCCACATTTCCATTTCACAATTTGCTCCTTTTTCCCTGTTCAGGAAAAGGGTCCCTTCTTCAATATTATGTTGAGTGCATCCTCCTCTGATGTATACCAAGAAACACAAGGATATTTCTGTACTCCTGACCCAGGGACAACGCTTGACTCCCATAGGAGAAACTGGTTCAAAGAAGCTCCTTTGCACGTGGGGCTCTGTGGTCTCATCCTGTCGCTcagatttttttcagtgttttaatttctataaaatggTGAATTTCCTGTAATTCATATGGGCTTGGATTCTTCCAAGCCCTCTTCTCTACAGTCCCCAGTGGCTTTCTCAGGAGAAGCCTTTTGTTCACATGGGTTAGAATATTTTTCTGGGGTCATCAGTGTTAAGGTTTTTCTCACTTATCCTCAAATGGAGATGACCTATATAAATCATGTGTCATTCCTGGGACCACCATACATTTTTCTCTACTCTAATTCCTACATGGACTCATCTTCTCAGTATTTCCATATAACTGTTGTGATACTGCAGTTGAATAGAAGAGAATTGTAGCTGTTTGTCTTTATGAGGGTATATGGTAGTAAGTGGTATTTTCATCATGTTACTGAAAGACAACTAGGCACTCTTGTTAACCTGAAAGCATGACGTGTTCACCATTTTAGCTCCTGTGAACACCACATTGGACACCACATTGTCTCACTTGAAATAATGCACTTCTGCTGCTATAGCATGAGAGAAGTCATTAAGAACAGGCCAGTTGGTGAATATGTCTCTCTTTCAATCATATGTCATACAAACAAAAATAGGGCCAGTATTCTGGCAAAGCCACCACcgacaatgccagcatctcttatggacATTGTTTTGTGTTCCAGTTGATCACTTCCCAatacaggtccctgctaattgcctagaaagaacagcagaagatggccaaagtactttaaaacccacacccatgtgggaaatgcaaatgaagctcctggttcctggattgtgcctggtccagcccaggccactctttctttccatctgggtaatgaacaattagattttctctctctctctctttctctctctctctctctctctctctccatctctgaatCTATGATTTTCAAAGTCATTAAGAACCAGTCAGCTGGTAaatctctttcaaacaaatgtccattaaataaacaaaactagtggGGTCAGTGtttggcatagtaagtaaagccatcacctgcaatgctagcatcccatatggacattgttTTGTGCTCCAGTTCATaaatttccaacccagcttcctgtgaataacctacagaaagcagcagaaggtggtccaagtatttggggcccccaaatccatgtgggaaactcaaatgaagctcctggttcatgacttctgcctggcccagcccaggccattgtttTCATCTGGGGCATgagcaattctctctctctctctctctctctctctcactcactctcgctctcactctctctctctcctgttctctgaatctctgattttcaaataaaataaataaatcttttctgaaaaatcaagaaaatgctATCAGTAGGGCTACACTTGCAGTAAGAGTCCTACTCAGTTTTTATCCTTGGTGTTCATGCAAGAATACAAGCTTCAGGGAATGAAGTTGTGATGTAGGAggaaaagccacagcctgggatgatggcatcccatacaggcaccagttagtgtcctggctgctcctcttccaaaccaactCCATGCCAATGTGCCTAAGAAACCATTATAGGAAGGCCAAATAGGTGGGCCTCTGCAATGCCTGGAAgtagttcctggtttctggctttggccaggccaagttcaggccattgcagctatctgtggagtgaaactaccagatggaaggtcttctctttcacttctctctctctctattaggctctccctctctctgtaactcacattcaaagaaataaacatatttggtaaaaaaaggacagagagagagaatataagcatctgtaaatatttgaagaattttcTCTTACAATTCTTTTCAACGTGCATCCTTTACTTTTGATAGAATCTCTAGGTGCTTCTGGCACCAGTATCAGAGATGCACTGGACACACATAGGCAAGTGTACATTGTACAATGAGTCAATGCATGatactttagttttctttctttaacttaATGCATGTTGAATATTCTCACAAAACTTGAAGTCATTTTTGTTATCTTCTTCATAAAGGGAACTATATAGACCTTATTTGAAGAtactgaaatgaaatatttctagaACTAAGATTATGGGAATTTAAACAACCTTTTGaaagaattcaaattattataaagatattgacttgatcagcatagctctgactgttaatgaacaacttaatacattatcccccttagtagtttttttctgtctgttctacttaatatgactgggttaattctgtaattaatacacagttattcttaagtgttaaaatttaactgaaatgtgatccctgttaaacataagagtgggaataagagagggaagagatgtacaatttgggacatgctcaagctgacttgccccaaatggtagagttagaaacataccaggggaatccaatttaatcccatcaaggtggcatgtaccaatgccatctcactagtccaagtgatcaatttcagttcacaattgatcataatgaaaggactaagagtcaaagggagcacataaacaagtctagtacctgctaacactaaccgatagaataaaggggagagtgatccaacgtgggaagcgagatactcagcagactcatagaatggcagatgtcctaaacagcactctggcctcagaatcaaccctaaaggcattccaatctggctgaaaagcccatgagagtatttcaggcatggaaagccaagacactctggcaaaaaacaaaacaaacaaacaaaaaaaacacaactaaatgaaagatctctgtgagtgagatcccagtggaaagaacaggtcttcaaagaaggaggtacctttctctgaagggaggagagaacctccactttgactatgaccttgtctaaacaagataagagtcggagaactcaaggggctcatagccttggaaactcatgactggtgcatagggagattactgatgccataaacaggagtgtcaatttgtaaagtcaacaacaggagtcactgtgcacttactcctcatgtaggatctctgtccttaatgtgctgtacattgaggcttaatgccataacgagtactcaaacagtatatttcactttgtgtttctatgggggtgcaaactgttgaaatc
This portion of the Oryctolagus cuniculus unplaced genomic scaffold, mOryCun1.1 SCAFFOLD_50, whole genome shotgun sequence genome encodes:
- the LOC127485191 gene encoding vomeronasal type-2 receptor 116-like; translated protein: MLTISDSSYFIYNAVYAVAHALHKMLSEQIEKGSPGDAAQPRILPWQLHPLLREIQFTNSAGEDVSFHEMRHRVAHYDIHNIVNFPAGFRLLIKIGEFSSESKHDQSLDLNEEMIEWPVAFKETPQSLCSQRCGPGFRKIPQEGRPVCCYTCAVCSERDISNHTDAEQCIPCADHEYPNLERNHCLPKLVTFLGFEEFLGMALTCMALCFSVLTAAVLWVFVKHQDTPIIKANNRTLSYILLIALLLCCLCSLLFLGHPNTATCLLQQIAFGLVFTVAVSTVLAKTITVILAFKALRPGRTMRRLLVIGASNFIIPICFLIQVALCVIWLGISPPFIELDAHSEPDHIILVCNKGSVTAFYCVLGYLGSLALASFTVAFLARNLPDTFNEAKFLTFSMLVFCSVWVTFLPVYHRTKVKFMVAVEVFSILASSAGLLGCIFAPKCYVILIKPDKNSLKALKNQSSFRRP